The following coding sequences lie in one Nitratireductor mangrovi genomic window:
- a CDS encoding ABC transporter ATP-binding protein has translation MRDGTDIDHMTESGISERIWRRVEGVINPFQDTEEEVLPRDAWRFILYFARQAKGPFILLLITGGLVGAVDAGLYWSIGWLVDLLDSAEPATLFAEHWPELVGLLLLVFVIRAAVMVGAAIVEQQIIVPGFFAMVRWQAFRRVIEQPYEFYQNDFAGRIATKIMQGGEAVGDFIVSVLQSIWSFLTFVILATTLLVALDPLMGLVVALWFGGYLMIIRFLLPRLRRAGRATADQRSIFNGRLVDAFTNIMAVKLFDSGRREHAFVRDGLEGFFQAVKRLTRAITTVRAAVNFLNGAMMAAVGTIAVWNWSQGTISTGAIAAALGLVFRLNNMSGWMMFNINGLIRSYATIQDATGTISVEPAIRDAENAVEAQRADGDIRFENVSFHYGKGGGVVDGFNLHIRPGERVALVGPSGAGKTTIVNLLLRLFDVEGGRILLDGQDIRQLTQGSLRAQFGVVSQEPMLMHRSIRDNIAYGRPGASDEEIVLAAKRAEAHDFIMGVSDPKGRTGYQAHVGERGVKLSGGQRQRIAIARMMLKNAPVLILDEATSALDSEVEAAIQDNLQRMMEGKTVIAVAHRLSTIAALDRLVVLDEGRIVEDGSHDELVARGGLYAQLWKRQSGGFLPGRVAAE, from the coding sequence ATGCGCGACGGTACCGACATCGACCACATGACCGAAAGCGGGATATCAGAGCGGATTTGGCGGCGCGTGGAAGGCGTCATCAATCCGTTTCAGGACACCGAGGAAGAGGTGCTGCCGCGCGATGCGTGGCGGTTCATCCTCTATTTCGCGCGCCAGGCGAAGGGGCCTTTCATCCTGCTCCTGATCACCGGTGGGCTTGTCGGAGCCGTCGACGCCGGGCTCTACTGGTCGATCGGCTGGCTGGTCGACCTGCTCGACAGCGCCGAACCAGCGACGCTTTTTGCGGAACACTGGCCGGAACTGGTCGGGCTCTTGCTGCTGGTTTTCGTGATCCGCGCCGCGGTGATGGTCGGGGCGGCGATCGTCGAGCAGCAGATCATCGTGCCCGGTTTCTTCGCCATGGTGCGCTGGCAGGCGTTCCGGCGTGTTATCGAGCAGCCCTACGAATTCTACCAGAACGATTTCGCCGGCCGCATCGCGACCAAGATCATGCAGGGCGGCGAGGCGGTTGGCGACTTCATCGTCTCTGTGCTGCAGTCAATCTGGTCGTTCCTGACCTTCGTCATCCTGGCAACCACGCTGCTTGTCGCGCTCGACCCGCTGATGGGGCTGGTGGTGGCGCTGTGGTTCGGCGGCTACCTCATGATCATCCGCTTCCTGCTGCCCCGCCTGAGGCGCGCCGGACGCGCGACCGCCGACCAGCGCTCGATCTTCAACGGGCGGCTGGTCGACGCCTTCACCAATATCATGGCGGTGAAGCTGTTCGATTCGGGTCGGCGCGAACACGCCTTCGTGCGCGACGGACTGGAAGGCTTTTTCCAGGCGGTGAAAAGGTTGACGCGGGCGATCACCACGGTGCGCGCGGCGGTCAACTTCCTCAACGGCGCGATGATGGCGGCGGTCGGTACGATCGCGGTCTGGAACTGGTCGCAAGGCACGATCTCGACCGGCGCCATCGCGGCGGCGCTCGGCCTGGTCTTCCGGCTCAACAACATGTCGGGCTGGATGATGTTCAACATCAACGGGCTGATCCGCTCCTACGCCACCATCCAGGACGCGACCGGCACGATCTCGGTCGAGCCGGCGATCCGCGATGCCGAAAACGCGGTCGAGGCGCAGCGTGCCGACGGCGACATCCGCTTCGAAAACGTCTCCTTCCATTACGGCAAGGGCGGTGGCGTGGTCGACGGGTTCAACCTGCACATCCGTCCCGGCGAGCGCGTGGCGCTGGTCGGGCCTTCGGGCGCCGGCAAGACCACGATCGTCAACCTGCTGCTCAGGCTGTTCGACGTCGAAGGCGGACGCATCCTGCTTGACGGGCAGGACATCCGGCAACTGACGCAAGGGTCGCTGAGGGCGCAGTTCGGCGTCGTCAGCCAGGAGCCGATGCTGATGCACCGCTCGATCCGCGACAACATCGCCTATGGCCGGCCCGGCGCCAGCGACGAGGAGATCGTGCTTGCGGCGAAGCGGGCCGAGGCGCACGACTTCATCATGGGGGTTTCCGACCCCAAGGGTCGCACGGGCTATCAGGCGCATGTCGGCGAGCGCGGCGTGAAGCTTTCCGGCGGCCAGCGCCAGCGCATCGCGATCGCCCGCATGATGCTGAAGAACGCGCCGGTGCTCATTCTCGACGAGGCGACCTCGGCGCTTGATTCGGAGGTCGAGGCGGCGATCCAGGACAATCTGCAGCGCATGATGGAAGGCAAGACCGTGATCGCGGTGGCGCACCGGCTTTCGACCATCGCAGCGCTCGACCGGCTGGTGGTGCTCGACGAGGGCCGTATCGTGGAGGACGGCAGCCATGACGAGCTGGTTGCGCGCGGCGGGCTCTACGCGCAGTTGTGGAAGCGCCAGTCGGGCGGTTTCCTGCCCGGTCGGGTGGCGGCGGAGTAG
- the petA gene encoding ubiquinol-cytochrome c reductase iron-sulfur subunit, with amino-acid sequence MSVDETHEPNRRDFLYVATGTAAAVGVGGAVWPFIDQMRPDASTLALATIEVDVSAIEPGMSVTAKWRGKPVFIRNRTPEEIEAAKAVPLADLKDPVARNANLSSDAPATDVDRSAGEGKENWIVMIGSCTHLGCVPLGQAGDFGGWFCPCHGSHYDTAGRIRKGPAPENLAVPTFEFISDTTIRIG; translated from the coding sequence GTGAGCGTCGACGAAACCCATGAACCCAACCGCCGGGACTTTCTCTACGTAGCGACCGGAACCGCGGCCGCGGTCGGCGTCGGCGGCGCCGTGTGGCCGTTCATCGACCAGATGCGTCCCGACGCCTCGACGCTGGCGCTGGCGACGATCGAGGTCGATGTTTCGGCCATCGAGCCCGGCATGTCGGTTACGGCCAAGTGGCGCGGCAAGCCGGTCTTCATCCGCAACCGTACGCCGGAGGAGATCGAGGCTGCCAAGGCCGTCCCGCTCGCGGACCTGAAGGATCCGGTAGCGCGCAACGCCAACCTTTCGTCCGACGCGCCGGCCACCGACGTCGACCGCTCGGCCGGCGAGGGCAAGGAAAACTGGATCGTGATGATCGGCTCGTGCACGCATCTGGGCTGCGTGCCGCTTGGCCAAGCCGGCGATTTCGGCGGCTGGTTCTGCCCCTGCCACGGCTCGCACTACGACACGGCTGGCCGCATCCGCAAAGGCCCGGCGCCGGAAAACCTGGCCGTGCCGACTTTCGAATTCATCTCCGACACCACCATTCGGATCGGTTGA
- a CDS encoding DUF6665 family protein — protein sequence MAVRVPQALAPKSDADSPLAIDVDILAEKATALGRAGEKVEKRLALLSEGADDGPERERLLKAAAEAVHAYFIQRELCGMRRHEAVIREYAIPRAVLVRLGAR from the coding sequence ATGGCCGTGCGTGTGCCGCAGGCGCTGGCGCCGAAATCGGATGCGGACAGTCCGCTCGCCATCGACGTCGACATTCTGGCCGAGAAGGCGACCGCGCTCGGTCGCGCCGGCGAGAAGGTCGAGAAACGGCTTGCCCTGCTGAGCGAGGGCGCCGATGACGGCCCGGAGCGCGAGCGGCTGTTGAAGGCGGCGGCCGAGGCCGTGCACGCCTATTTCATCCAGCGCGAACTCTGCGGCATGCGCCGCCACGAGGCGGTCATCCGCGAATATGCCATTCCGCGCGCGGTGCTGGTGAGGCTCGGCGCGCGATAG
- a CDS encoding cupin domain-containing protein: MTSIIPPEDWLPDTGRFEGEWQGGVHGAGICVIANRIERPGGGPRLHRHPYAETFVIRSGRALFTVGGEEIEAAAGHILVVPAGVPHKFENLGPGPLETIDIHEAGSFETEWLE, encoded by the coding sequence ATGACCAGCATCATCCCACCCGAAGACTGGCTTCCCGATACGGGCCGTTTCGAAGGCGAATGGCAGGGCGGTGTCCATGGCGCCGGCATCTGCGTGATCGCCAACAGGATCGAGCGGCCGGGCGGCGGACCGCGCCTGCACCGCCATCCTTATGCCGAGACCTTCGTCATCAGAAGCGGCCGGGCTCTCTTCACGGTCGGTGGGGAAGAGATAGAGGCGGCCGCCGGCCACATCCTGGTGGTGCCGGCAGGCGTTCCGCACAAATTCGAGAATCTCGGCCCCGGCCCGCTGGAGACGATCGACATCCACGAGGCAGGAAGCTTCGAGACCGAATGGCTGGAATAG
- a CDS encoding cytochrome c1 — MKTILSGFAALAIVVAGLAGPAVAAEGEAEPTHFPIKKPAELNWSFEGPFGTYDKAQLQRGLKVYKEVCAACHSMRLVAFRTLADLGYSEAQVKAFAAEYTVQAGPDNDGEMFERPAIPSDYFPAPFPNDAAAAAANGGAAPPDFSLIAKARAVERGFPTFVFDIFTQYAEGGPDYIHALLTGYDETPPEGMEIAEGTYYNPYFVAGKSLAMAPPLFEDMVTYDDGTPQTVDQYARDVSAFLMWAAEPHMEERKKTGFRVIVFLLLFASLVYLTKRKVWSNIAH; from the coding sequence ATGAAGACGATCCTGAGCGGTTTCGCGGCGCTCGCAATCGTGGTCGCCGGCCTCGCGGGCCCGGCGGTTGCCGCCGAGGGCGAGGCGGAGCCGACACACTTCCCGATCAAGAAGCCGGCGGAGCTCAACTGGTCGTTCGAAGGGCCGTTCGGAACCTACGACAAGGCTCAGCTGCAGCGCGGACTCAAGGTCTACAAGGAGGTCTGCGCGGCCTGCCATTCGATGAGGCTGGTCGCGTTCCGCACGCTGGCGGACCTCGGCTATTCGGAAGCGCAGGTAAAGGCGTTCGCGGCCGAATACACGGTCCAGGCCGGCCCGGACAATGATGGCGAGATGTTCGAGCGCCCTGCCATTCCGTCCGACTACTTCCCGGCGCCGTTCCCGAACGACGCTGCTGCAGCTGCGGCCAATGGCGGTGCCGCGCCGCCTGACTTCTCGCTGATCGCCAAGGCGCGGGCGGTGGAGCGCGGCTTCCCGACCTTCGTCTTCGACATCTTCACGCAATATGCCGAGGGCGGCCCGGACTATATCCACGCGCTCCTGACCGGCTACGATGAAACGCCGCCGGAAGGCATGGAGATCGCCGAAGGCACCTACTACAACCCGTATTTCGTCGCCGGAAAGTCGCTGGCCATGGCGCCGCCGTTGTTCGAAGACATGGTGACTTATGACGACGGGACGCCGCAGACGGTCGACCAGTATGCAAGGGACGTGTCGGCGTTCCTGATGTGGGCCGCCGAGCCGCACATGGAAGAGCGCAAGAAGACCGGCTTCCGGGTCATCGTGTTCCTGCTGCTGTTTGCCAGCCTGGTCTACCTGACCAAGCGCAAGGTGTGGTCGAACATCGCGCATTGA
- a CDS encoding helix-turn-helix transcriptional regulator, producing the protein MLTALPPKRDCLGPTLRRWRVINRVKQAALAEELGVSQATVSRWESGALAPDRHESRRLTRLLTARPSSSADRALLDLVRLSSEPVHLICDLTHRLLAASPSRCRTWRVACEDLQGTSLWRFASEGIDDGEASLGDRGWYDELAPELAICTERAEFAELTIRAGTIRYARLALSDGRFARLVRDGRRSGPA; encoded by the coding sequence ATGCTCACTGCCTTGCCGCCGAAACGCGACTGTCTTGGGCCGACGCTGCGCCGCTGGCGTGTGATCAACCGCGTCAAGCAGGCGGCACTCGCCGAGGAACTCGGCGTCTCGCAGGCGACGGTGTCACGCTGGGAATCGGGCGCGCTCGCGCCGGACCGGCATGAAAGCCGCCGGCTGACCCGGCTCCTGACGGCACGGCCGTCATCGTCCGCCGACAGGGCGTTGCTCGACCTCGTGCGCCTGTCGAGCGAACCTGTGCATCTGATCTGCGACCTGACGCACCGGCTGCTGGCGGCCTCGCCGTCGCGCTGCCGGACATGGCGGGTGGCTTGCGAAGATCTTCAGGGCACCTCGCTGTGGCGCTTCGCTTCCGAAGGCATCGATGACGGCGAGGCGTCGCTGGGTGACCGTGGCTGGTACGATGAACTGGCGCCGGAACTCGCGATCTGCACCGAGCGGGCCGAGTTCGCAGAACTGACCATCCGCGCCGGCACGATCCGCTATGCGCGCCTGGCACTTTCCGACGGCCGCTTCGCGCGCCTCGTGCGCGACGGACGGCGTTCGGGGCCTGCATAA
- a CDS encoding ABC transporter ATP-binding protein: MFRWFEKRLDPFPPEEPEEPPRTLLAFCLHYTRGAWPYLVPAAILMALIAITEVWMFAFLGNIVDWLTEKDRATFLDEEGWKLAGMALVVLVALPVMVWLHSLVSQQTLMGNYPMRIRWQVHRYLLKQSMTFYQDEFAGRIATKLMQTALAVRECVIKLFDVLNYVTVYFAGMLFIVAAADWRLAAPLAVWLVAYVFLMRYFVPRLGKVAEEQADARSLMTGRVVDSYTNIQTVKLFSHARREASYARDGMGRFLGTVYRQMRLVTWLYGILYALNSLCLFAVAALGIWLWFVEAVTVGAIAVAVGLVLRLWGMSQWIMWELSALFENIGTVQDGISSISLPRLVDDRPGAKDLVVEDGGISFDKVRFHYGKEKGVIEELSLDIAPGEKVGIVGRSGAGKSTLVNLLLRFYDIERGRILIDGQDIAAVTQDSLRANIGMVTQDTSLLHRSVRDNILYGRPDASEKMVLEAARRAEALEFIGTLSDPKGRKGLDAHVGERGVKLSGGQRQRIAIARVMLKDAPVLILDEATSALDSEVEAAIQENLYRLMEGKTVIAIAHRLSTIAAMDRLVVMDKGRIIEEGTHEQLLAGNGLYAQLWERQSGGFLDLQPAEAAE; this comes from the coding sequence ATGTTTCGCTGGTTTGAAAAGAGACTGGATCCGTTTCCGCCCGAAGAGCCGGAGGAACCGCCGCGCACGCTGCTGGCGTTCTGCCTGCACTATACGCGCGGCGCCTGGCCCTATCTGGTGCCGGCGGCCATCCTGATGGCATTGATCGCGATCACCGAAGTGTGGATGTTCGCCTTCCTCGGCAACATCGTCGACTGGCTGACCGAGAAGGATCGCGCAACCTTCCTCGACGAGGAGGGCTGGAAGCTTGCCGGCATGGCGCTGGTGGTGCTCGTGGCGCTGCCGGTGATGGTCTGGCTGCACTCGCTGGTGAGCCAGCAGACGCTGATGGGCAACTATCCGATGCGGATACGCTGGCAGGTGCACCGCTACCTGCTCAAGCAGTCGATGACCTTCTACCAGGACGAGTTCGCCGGCCGCATCGCCACCAAGCTGATGCAGACGGCGCTCGCGGTGCGCGAATGCGTCATCAAGCTGTTCGATGTGCTGAATTACGTCACCGTCTACTTTGCCGGCATGCTGTTCATCGTGGCCGCAGCCGACTGGCGGCTGGCGGCGCCGCTGGCGGTGTGGCTCGTCGCCTATGTGTTCCTGATGCGGTACTTCGTGCCGCGCCTCGGCAAGGTTGCGGAAGAGCAGGCCGATGCGCGCTCGCTGATGACCGGCCGCGTTGTCGACAGCTACACCAACATCCAGACGGTGAAGCTGTTCTCGCATGCGCGCCGCGAGGCCTCCTACGCCCGCGACGGCATGGGCCGTTTCCTCGGAACGGTCTACCGTCAGATGCGGCTGGTGACCTGGCTCTACGGCATCCTCTACGCGCTCAATTCGCTCTGCCTTTTCGCAGTCGCCGCTCTCGGCATCTGGCTGTGGTTTGTCGAGGCGGTCACGGTGGGGGCGATCGCGGTCGCGGTCGGCCTGGTCTTGAGGCTCTGGGGCATGTCGCAATGGATCATGTGGGAACTGTCGGCGCTGTTCGAGAACATCGGCACGGTGCAGGACGGCATCAGCTCGATTTCACTGCCGCGGCTGGTCGACGACCGGCCGGGCGCGAAAGACCTTGTGGTCGAGGACGGCGGCATCTCCTTCGACAAGGTACGCTTCCACTACGGCAAGGAGAAAGGCGTTATCGAGGAACTGTCGCTCGATATCGCCCCGGGCGAGAAGGTCGGCATCGTCGGCCGTTCCGGCGCCGGCAAGTCGACGCTGGTCAACCTCCTACTGCGTTTCTACGACATCGAGCGCGGCCGCATCCTGATCGACGGCCAGGACATCGCCGCGGTCACGCAGGACTCGCTGCGCGCCAATATCGGCATGGTCACGCAGGACACCTCGCTGCTGCACCGCTCGGTGCGCGACAACATCCTCTACGGTCGGCCGGACGCCAGCGAGAAGATGGTGCTGGAGGCGGCGCGGCGGGCCGAGGCGCTGGAATTCATCGGCACATTGTCCGACCCCAAGGGCCGCAAGGGGCTCGACGCCCATGTCGGCGAACGCGGGGTGAAGCTTTCCGGCGGCCAGCGCCAGCGAATCGCGATCGCCCGCGTGATGCTCAAGGACGCGCCCGTCCTGATCCTCGACGAGGCGACCTCGGCGCTCGATTCAGAGGTCGAGGCGGCGATCCAGGAAAACCTCTATCGGCTGATGGAGGGCAAGACGGTGATCGCGATCGCGCACCGGCTTTCCACCATCGCCGCGATGGACAGGCTGGTGGTGATGGACAAGGGCCGCATCATCGAGGAGGGCACGCACGAACAGCTTCTTGCCGGAAACGGGCTTTACGCCCAGCTCTGGGAGCGGCAGTCGGGCGGCTTCCTCGACCTGCAGCCTGCCGAGGCCGCCGAATAG
- a CDS encoding cytochrome b, whose protein sequence is MAGGHSTYKPSTGFERWIDKRLPLPRLMYDSFVAYPVPRNLNYAYTFGGILSIMLVAQILTGIVLAMHYTSDTGIAFQSVEKIMRDVNSGWLLRYLHANGASMFFIAVYVHIFRGLYYGSYKAPRELLWILGCIIYLLMMATAFMGYVLPWGQMSFWGATVITGFFTAIPLVGEWIQQLLLGGFAVDNPTLNRFFSLHYLLPFMIAGVVVLHVWALHVTGQTNPTGIEVKSKTDTVAFTPYATLKDAFAMVVFFIVFAYFVFYIPNFLGHPDNYIQADPLKTPAHIVPEWYFLPFYAILRAITFNVGPIDSKLGGVLAMFGAIAVLFIVPWLDTSKVRSASYRPWYRLFFWLFVVDSIFLGWLGSRPAEGTYVIMAQGATLYYFAFFIVIMPVLGLLETPRRQPGSITEAVLARHGGGAAALPDSANAAPEKTV, encoded by the coding sequence ATGGCCGGTGGACATTCGACCTACAAACCCTCGACGGGCTTCGAGCGCTGGATCGACAAGCGGCTGCCGCTGCCGCGCCTCATGTACGATTCCTTTGTCGCCTACCCGGTACCGCGCAACCTGAACTACGCCTATACCTTCGGCGGCATCCTCTCGATCATGCTGGTGGCGCAGATCCTGACCGGCATCGTGCTGGCCATGCACTACACGTCAGACACCGGCATCGCCTTCCAGTCAGTCGAAAAGATCATGCGCGACGTGAATTCGGGCTGGCTGTTGCGCTACCTGCACGCCAACGGCGCGTCGATGTTCTTCATTGCCGTCTACGTCCACATCTTCCGCGGGCTCTACTACGGCTCCTACAAGGCGCCGCGCGAGCTTCTGTGGATCCTCGGCTGCATCATCTACCTGTTGATGATGGCGACGGCCTTCATGGGCTACGTGCTGCCCTGGGGCCAGATGAGCTTCTGGGGCGCGACCGTCATCACCGGCTTCTTCACGGCAATCCCGCTGGTCGGCGAGTGGATCCAGCAGCTGCTTCTGGGCGGCTTCGCGGTCGACAACCCGACGCTCAACCGCTTCTTCTCGCTGCACTACCTGCTGCCGTTCATGATCGCCGGCGTGGTCGTCCTGCATGTGTGGGCGCTGCACGTGACCGGCCAGACCAATCCGACCGGCATCGAGGTGAAGTCCAAGACCGACACGGTCGCCTTTACGCCCTACGCGACACTGAAAGATGCGTTCGCGATGGTCGTCTTCTTCATCGTGTTCGCCTATTTCGTCTTCTACATCCCGAATTTCCTCGGCCATCCGGACAACTATATCCAGGCCGATCCGTTGAAGACGCCCGCCCACATCGTGCCGGAATGGTACTTCCTGCCCTTCTACGCCATCCTGAGGGCGATCACCTTCAACGTCGGACCGATCGATTCCAAGCTTGGCGGCGTGCTGGCCATGTTCGGGGCTATCGCGGTGCTGTTCATCGTGCCGTGGCTTGATACGTCGAAGGTCCGTTCGGCCTCCTACCGGCCGTGGTACCGGCTTTTCTTCTGGCTGTTCGTGGTCGATTCGATCTTCCTGGGATGGCTCGGCTCGCGCCCGGCGGAAGGCACCTACGTGATCATGGCTCAGGGCGCGACGCTCTACTACTTCGCCTTCTTTATCGTCATCATGCCGGTGCTGGGCCTCCTAGAGACGCCACGACGGCAGCCAGGCTCGATTACCGAGGCGGTGCTGGCGCGCCATGGCGGAGGAGCCGCCGCGCTGCCCGACAGCGCGAATGCAGCGCCCGAGAAGACCGTCTGA
- a CDS encoding adenine phosphoribosyltransferase, protein MRQTLEDTLLAAIRTIPDYPKQGILFRDITTLLGNARAFRRAVDELVHPYAGTKIDKIAGIEARGFILGGAIAHQLSAGFIPIRKKGKLPHDTVRVAYSLEYGIDEMEMHKDAVAPGEKVILVDDLIATGGTAEGAVKLLRQMGAEIVSACFVIDLPDLGGRAKLEALGVDVRTLISYEGH, encoded by the coding sequence ATGCGACAGACACTCGAAGACACGCTGCTGGCAGCGATCCGCACCATTCCGGACTATCCCAAGCAGGGCATCCTGTTTCGCGACATCACCACGCTGCTCGGCAATGCGCGCGCTTTCCGCCGCGCCGTCGACGAACTGGTGCATCCCTATGCCGGGACCAAGATCGACAAGATTGCCGGCATCGAGGCGCGCGGCTTCATCCTCGGCGGGGCGATCGCGCATCAGCTTTCGGCCGGCTTCATCCCGATCCGCAAGAAGGGCAAGCTGCCGCACGACACGGTGCGCGTGGCCTACAGCCTCGAATACGGCATCGACGAGATGGAAATGCACAAGGATGCGGTTGCGCCGGGCGAGAAGGTGATCCTGGTCGACGATCTGATCGCCACCGGCGGTACCGCCGAGGGCGCGGTGAAGCTGTTGCGGCAGATGGGTGCGGAGATCGTTTCCGCCTGCTTCGTCATCGACCTGCCGGATCTCGGCGGCCGCGCCAAGCTCGAGGCGCTCGGCGTCGATGTCAGGACGCTGATTTCCTATGAGGGTCATTGA